One Portunus trituberculatus isolate SZX2019 chromosome 45, ASM1759143v1, whole genome shotgun sequence DNA segment encodes these proteins:
- the LOC123519254 gene encoding formin-like protein 14 — protein MWSGVVVLGAAVDGAGDPRIRQVTGVMSRREVTFPVLTVTTATGEMRADGEKFPLRCIMLLHTVNTTSQGLLGSGNTSLSASLAPYHIPAASRQLPAHLLCCPVTLSPFTAGRGPAPLLPSPPPPPPSVGPPPPYNSGDLPLRAARRHPPGSSLWALRGSVWRDAPLDPPPRQKPSKEKARLPPLDVPRSHSPTGLCPHSSSTPHSLRHPARSAVFELRAQAWRAWSPILENYIRRTSWIC, from the exons ATGTggtctggtgtggtggtgctgggggcAGCGGTAGATGGGGCAGGTGATCCCAGGATACGTCAGGTGACGGGGGTTATGTCACGCCGTGAGGTGACCTTCCCTGTGCTTACCGTCACCACTGCCA CAGGAGAAATGCGCGCTGATGGAGAGAAATTCCCGCTACGCTGCATCATGTTGCTGCACACTGTTAACACCACAAGCCAGGGACTGCTTGGATCAGGAAACA CCTCGCTCTCTGCCAGTCTTGCTCCTTACCACATCCCTGCAGCCTCCAGGCAGCTTCCTGCTCACCTCCTTTGTTGCCCTGTTACTCTGTCCCCCTTTACGGCAGGCCGCGGCCCCGCCCCTCTCctaccgtcgccgccgccgccgccgccctctGTGGGGCCACCGCCGCCTTATAACA GTGGTGACCTGCCGCTGCGTGCTGCACGGCGACACCCGCCTGGCTCTAGCCTgtgg GCGTTAAGAGGGAGTGTATGGCGCGACGCTCCCCTTGATCCTCCACCGCGGCAAAAACCTTCCAAAGAAAAGGCTAGGCTACCGCCCCTCGATGTGCCCCGCTCGCACTCCCCCACAGGCCTTtgccctcattcctcctccactccacacTCCCTCCGGCACCCGGCACGCTCCGCAGTCTTTGAGCTGAGGGCCCAAGCGTGGCGTGCGTGGTCACCCATCCTCGAGAATTATATTAGAAGGACGTCGTGGATCTGTTGA